The DNA sequence TGGGACGGAAAGGAACTTGAGTCGTGACGCCACACTCAGCACAGATGGCTTCATGCATTTCACGCTGGGGACGGTCGGAACCGCCGGTACGCTGTTTGCGAGCAGCGCGGCAGGTAGGGCAACGACCAGGTTCATTTTGAAAACCTTTTTCAGCATAGAACTCTTGTTCCGATGCGGAAAAAACGAATTCAGCGCCGCACTCGCGGCAAGTCAGGGTTTTGTCTTCGTACATTTAGGAATCCTCCTCAGAGCATTTTTGCCCGGAACGGCTTTGGGTCATCTGGAATGTCTGAGAAGAACAAACCCGACCTCATTAGACCTATTCTCGAGAGCATGGCTTTATTGTATCGTTTACCTACACAAAAGTAAAGCTATTTTTCACTCTACTTTCGCCCCTCGAATCTGCCTATTTCCTCGCTAACGCCTCTCGAATCTGCTCAACCAAATTTTCCGCAGTTAGTCCAAAGTGCTTAAACAAGGCTTGCGCCGGCGCCGATGCGCCATACCGATCCACCGTTACATACACAGCATCCGCTCCGCCATATCGTTCCCACCCGAAAGAGGACGCCGCCTCAAAGACCACGCGCGGCACTCCCGCTGGCAAGACGCTTTGTTGAAAAGAAACAGGCTGCAAAGCAAACCATTCCTGACAAGGCATACTGACGACTCTCACCCGAACATCTTCTTTTTCGAGCGCCTTAGCGGCGCACAAAGCCGGTGAAACTTCCGAACCGCTAGCAATAACAACGACATCCGGACGCTCCGCCCCCTCATGCAGCACATAGGCGCCTCTGGCCACGCTTTCCTCTGGACAAATCGTGGTCTCCTCAAGCACGGGAAGATTCTGTCGACTGAGCACCAGAGCCACAGGACCTCCTTGTTGATGCAAAGCATATAGCCAAGCCGCCGCCGTTTCGTTTGCATCGGCAGGACGAATCACAGCTAAACCAGGAAGACAACGCAAGGAAGCCAAATGCTCCACAGGCTGGTGCGTCGGTCCGTCCTCGCCTACGCCAATGCTGTCATGCGTAAACACATAGACCACAGGTAATTTCATCAAAGCAGCCAAGCGCATCGCCGGACGCATATAATCCGCAAAAGATAAAAAAGTGGCTCCATACGGACGCAAGCCGCCAAATAGGGCTAACCCGTTCAAAATACTACCCATAGCATGCTCGCGTACACCGAAATGAAGATTGCGTCCGTCGTAACTTCCCTTTTGAAAATCACCGCAACCAGATAAGTAGGTCTTATTGGACGGCGCTAAATCGGCACTGCCTCCCAGCAGGTTAGGAACTGCCGCCGCCAGCCAGTTTAAAATGGTTCCTGACGAAGCCCTTGTTGCCTGTCCTTTATCATCCGGCGCAAAAGGAATGACATCTGCATCCCAATGTATCGGCAGTTCCCCTTTTAGCCAGCGGCTGCACTGCAAGGCCGCTTCCGGATGGCAACTCGCAAAGGCATCCCATTTTTGCTGCCATTCTTTTTCCGCTTTTTCGCCTCGTTCCAGACACTTACCCATCTCCTGGCGCACAGCCTCAGGCACGAAAAACCGCGGTTCCTGCGGCCACTCCAGCGCTTCTTTAGTACGCGCCAACTCCGCCGATCCCAACGGCTCTCCATGCGCCGCGGCCGTATTCACTTTTCCCGGACTGCCATAGCCGATTTGTGTTTTGACTACAATCAATACGGGTTGTCCAGAACTTTGCTGCGCCTTATCCAGCGCCTTTTCCAGCTCATCCAGATCATTGCCGTCCTGCACCTGAACTACCAGCCAACCGTAAGCGGTAAAGCGAGCCCCCACTTGCTCCGTAAACGCAATACTGGTACTTCCCTCAATCGAGATTTCATTATCGTCATAGAGACAAATTAAGTTATCCAAACCTAAATGCCCTGCCAGTGAAGCCGCTTCATGGCTAACGCCTTCCATCATATCGCCGTCGCCTGCAAGCACATAGACTTTGTTGTCAAACAAGGGCTCTTCCTTACCTGGAAAATGGGCATCCATAAATTTTGCCGCCATCGCCATGCCTACAGCATTGCCAAAGCCTTGTCCCAACGGTCCTGTCGTCGTTTCCACCCCCGGCGTATGTCCCCACTCCGGATGTCCGGGTGTCAGCGCCCCCCACTGCCGAAACTTCTTAATATCTTCTAAGGACACCTGATACCCGGTCAAATGCAAGAGTCCATATAAAAGCATAGACCCATGCCCTGCAGATAATACAAAGCGATCCCGCCCCGGCCAAGCAGGGTTGAGCGGATTATGGCGCAAAAATTTCGTCCAAAGAACATACGCCATCGCTGCCGCGCCCATCGGCATTCCAGGATGGCCAGATTTCGCTTCTTCCACTGCATCCGCCGCCAACATTCGCAAGGTATTGATCCCCAATTGATGAATGTCTCGTTTCATCCGTCGTATGCCCCCTTTTATCCTGGAATATGAAAAACAAACTCTCCCTTTTGCGCCATTTCACTCAGTTGACGCAATGGTTGTAAAAAACCGCCCATTTGTAAGGCCATCTTTCTGCCAAACCAAGCTGCGGCCGCCTCGGACAGTAAGCCCTGCACCTCTAAGGAAAACCGCACTACGCAGCCTTCGCCAGCAGGTTCTATTACGCTGATCGCAAAAATAGTCCACCACAAATAAGAAAATCGCAGCGCAATTTTGCGCTCTGGTTCCAATTTATCCACGTAAAAAGAACGCCCCCAGGCGGATGTACGCCGCCATTTTCCGGCAGCCCCTTCTTGTAACGGCACGGCTACGCGCACTTCCTGCAAATCTGGCTGCCAGCTGCGCCAATAATGCGGATCCTTCAAAAACGGCCACAAAAACTCTGCCGGCACCGCAAATTTTTCTTCATATTCTCCGCATAGGCATTGCTGCTTCTGCATATCGCCACTTCCTCTTTCTTCTAAATACTTCAAATGCAAGAAGGATGGACTTCTCCATCCTTTTTCGTTCTATGCCTTTAAAACTCCTCTTTGCCTCGACATCGAAATACAGTAACTTGCCGATTCCCCTCGCTTAAATGAGCCACAATTTCTACCTCGCGAAATTGCTGTTTTAAAATCATTTCGTCTTTTTCCGCGCCGAAATAAAGGGCCGTCCCGCCTGCCAAGGGCGGCAAATCCTGCCGCCAATAGTCATACATAGAAATGCGTGCTGGCGTCACTACATGAACAGCTGGTTTTCCAGGCAAATAATACCATGCGAGTGAGGCGTTCTGATAAGAATCGCTGAGCACCCAGCGCACATCCTCCTGCAGCCAAGGCCGCCCTTGGACGAATACATCATTTCCTATAAATTGCTGCGCCTTCAAATTGGCTTTAGGCGGCAGCCATGGCGCAGCTTCAGGAAATTTAGCCAAACCAACAAGCAATAGTGACAGCCCCAGACCCGCAGCCAGCCATTTTCGCGCTTGTTTTTTTTGTAGCCAGTACGCTAAAAGCGCCATGCCGCCCAAATAAGCCGGCACAGGCCAATTGGCTTCCGCTTTTTTAAATAATGCCGCATAACCAAAGAAACCAAGCGGAATCCAACAAGAAAGCCACAGCAGTGCACTCTGCCATTTCTGTAAATTCACTTTAAGATAACGCCAGCTGAAATAGAATAAGGCGAAGAAAAACAAAGGATTAACAATCGCCGCCTGAGCACCCCAAAAATCAAAAAAAAGCGGCAATTGCAGCACCTTGGGAGCATCCATGCCATGACCGTACTGAAACCGAAAGGAAGCCCAGTCATGCAACGAGTTCCAATACAGCACCGGCGAAAAAACAAACACCGCTACAACTAGCGCCCCCCAGAACACCGGACGCCGCAGCGTCCGCGGCTGGTAAAGCAAGACAGTTAAGAGCAACACAGGCAAAAGCAGGACCGCCGTGTACTTGGAAAGCATCGCCGCTCCTCCCGCAGCGCCGGCCGCCAGCCACCAAGCAGAACCTTCTTCCTGCAACGCCCGCTGCGCACTATAAAGAGCCGCCGCCCAAAACAAGGCCAACGGCGCATCTGGAGTCGCCAGCAAGTAACCGATTTGCAAAATAGGCAGTCCCAGTAAAAGAGGCAGTGCATACCTTGCTACAGCACGCCCCCACAAGTTCTCCGTCAGTCTCCAAGTCAGCCATACCGCTCCAGAAAGGCAGGCCGCCGGAACCAAACGCAATATCGCCTCCGTCTGCCCTAGACGCCCCACAATCCAAAGCAGCCAGGCAATCATCGGCGGATGGTCAAAATAGGAAAAGTCCAGACGTTGTGTCCAGACCCAATAATAAGCTTCGTCATAATGCAAAGGCAATGTTGCATTATAGGCAATGTTCGCCAAGGCAACCGCCAGAATCAGCCCATTTTCCCAGCGCATCAAAGGCCCTCCATCCTCAGTTTCCATACCATCAGCACGGCTTCCAAAAAGATGTTCTTAGACATTTTAGATTTTCCTACTTCCCGGTCTTCAAAAATAATAGGCACTTCTTTTATTTTGAAACCCTTGCAGTGCGCCCGGTAAGTTAGTTCAATTTGAAAAGAGTAACCGTTAGAACGCACTGCTCCCAAATCAAGCGTTTCCAAAACCTCGCGCCGAAAGCATTTGAATCCGCCAGTCAAATCCTGATAAGGCAAGCCTAAAAGAACCCTCGCGTATAAACTACCGCCTCGGCTCAAAAAGCGTCGCCAAAAACCCCAATTTTTCACCCCGCCGCCAGGTACATAGCGGCTTCCCAGCACTAGGTCCGCTTCTTCCGCTGCCGCCAGCAAATCAGGCAAATAGCGAGGATTATGCGAAAAATCAGCATCCATTTCCAGAATACGCCGATACGAACGGGCTAAAGCCCAGCGAAACCCGGCGATATAGGCGGTTCCCAAGCCGAGCTTGCCTGCGCGGCGCAACAAAAATAACCGTCCCTCATATTGCGGTGTCTCCGCCCAATCCGCCACGAGTTGCCCTGTTCCATCCGGAGAGTTGTCATCGACTACGAGCACGTGGATATCCGTCCGAATGCCATAGATCGCTTCCAGCAACGGTCCTAAATTCTCTTTTTCATTGTACGTCGGTATAATAATCAGGTCGTTCACTATATTGGCAGCTCCTTCTTTTCTCGGAAAGTCAAAGTATAATTAAGGAAAAAATTAAAAAAGCTGACTACAGCAACAGCTACAAGCTGCGCCAGCGTCTTATCCATACTCCAGGCGCTAACGAGATAATGCAGCACCAATAAGTTCAGCCCCAACCCACCTAGGCTAACGCCAAAGAACTCCAGGTATTTTCGTTGCATACTCTTATTCGCAGCCACCCCTTGAAAGGTCCAGGAAAAGTTCCACCAAAAATTATTGCTTACAGCCACTAAAAAAGCGCACACTGCAGCCGCTACGTAAAAAAAGCCCCCCCATAGGCACACCGTATAAACTAACAAATTCACGATCACGCCGGAAGCGCCTACCAGACAAAATTTGCATAACTTAGCAAACAAAAGCCTCTCTCCGTTCCTTTCAATACTTCCTGCATTATACCTTATTCTTCTCGCTCACTTCAACAAAAAGACAGAAACTTCCTATTTCTGCTATAAACAACGTTTATAGCCTACAAAAAAGAACACGCCTGGCTTCCCGCCAGGCCCATATTATGATTTCAATACCAACGGACCGCCAATAAAGCAATATACTCTTTCAAAGCAAGACTGGTATCCGCTAGAGCATCGGCGCTGGGAACCAGCTTGCGCGGTTCCAAAATCGCATGCCGATTGACCATGTATCCTGCTGGATATGGATGGGTCTGAACGCCAATTTTGGCAAACTGCTTTACCGACCGATCCATATGAAATGCAGAAGTAACCAAAACTGGCTGCCGGAACCCTTTGGCTTGCAGCAGCTTCTGCACAAACAAGGCGTTTTCCGTTGTATTACGACTTTGATCTTCTACCAAAATATCTTTTTCCGGTACGCCTAAGCTTTTCAAGATGTGTTTAGCCACCGCCGCTTCACAACCAGTGCCGGCAAACACCTGTCCGCCGGAGAATATAATTGGCCGCGGTTCCAATCGATACAGTTGATAGGCAGTCAGAAGGCGGTTAGCCGCGTGACCGGCCAGATGTCCCTCGCCTAGAACATTAGGGGTATCCAGCGTAGCTCCGCCTCCGAGCACTACCAATACATCGCCTTGCGCCATCTCCACTGTAGGTTCATAGCGTTCCTCCAACGATCGCACCAGAGACTCCGACAAGGCAGGGGTTGAAGCCGCATACAGCAAAAAGGCAACTACCAGCAGCACCCCTGCCGCCATTCGTTCTTTTTTACGCCAGAGCCACCATCCCAGCCCTGTAAAGCAGACTAAAAAGCAACCTGGAGGCAGTAGAAAGGTTGCATATATTATTTTCAACAAATATAACATCGTAATCAAATAAACGCTACGTCGTCAAGACGCCCGTCATAGATCATATTCAAAAGTTTACGCATCTCCTCTGCGTTAATTTCAGCCGGGTTCACCTGCGTCGAACCCAGTAATGCCTTCGCCGTAACCCCTTCTAAGCCATCCTGCCATTCTCTAAGCGACAACACCTCCGCAAAGGAGTGCGGAATGGCAACCGTACGGCGCAATTTCAGCAACGCCTCCGCCAAATCCGGCACTTGCGCCGTCTTGGCCAGCTCTTCTTCACGAGCTTTGGCCCAGTCATCCCGGCGATTATAGTGCAAAACATACGGCAGCGCAATGGCGTTAATCAGACCGTGCCCCAGGCCGTAACGCCCTCCAATGGCGTGCGCAATGCCGTGAGACAGACCCAAGCCGGTATTGTGAAAAGCCAAACCAGCCATACATTGCAAATAGTGAACTTCTTCTCGCGCTTCTTCGTCGCCGCCGCAAGAAGCTCCCAAGTGCCGCAGCAACCCGGCAACCGCCTCTTTCGCCAAGCAATCGCTGAAGGGATTGCGTTTTTTATTTAAATAGCTTTCCACAGCGTGCGTCACTGCATCCATGCCGGTCTCCGCCGCCACTGCCGCCGGCATAGTCAGCGTCAATTCCGGGTCCAAAATAGCAATATCCGGAATAAACGCATTGCTCTTTAAACCAATTTTGATTTCGTCTTCCCGGAACGTCACTACCGCCGCCCAAGTAACTTCGCTCCCTGTGCCAGAGGTAGACGGCGCTACTACCAGTCGAGTCCGTTGCCTTTTCTGAGGCAACCGGCCTTCTTTAGCTGCTGCAAAAGTAAGTTCCGGATACTCATAAAACAACGTCATCACCTTAGCCGCGTCAATGGGAGACCCGCCTCCCATTGCCAGAACCAAGTCGGGTTGAAACTCACGCATCGCTCGCACGCCGGCCAAGACGGCCTCCGTATCCGGATTGGCCGGAACGCCTTCGTGCAAATAAACCTCGCACCCAGACGAACGCAAGGCCACTTCCGCCTGCTCTAAAAAGCCATAACGTTTCATGGAAGAGCCGCCGGTCACAATAAACGCCCTCTTCGCCTGCAGCGTCCCTAATTCCTTCACTGCGCCGCGCCCCAGCCATAAGCTGTCGCCGCCTAAAATGATTTGTTGCATCGTTTCTCCCTCCTTAACCTAACACCTTGTCATCATATCCATAACGTTGTCTTTCCCGATAATACACAGGCTGCAAACCGGCAAATTCCGCTATCGCCAGCCCCTTGCGCAGCCAACGACCCACATCTTCCGGCTTATGCGCATCAGACCCAATCGTCACAAAGCGGCCGCCTAAAGCGGCAAAGCGTTCATAAATAGGCAATAGCTGCCGCAACCGCACCGGCGACTCCAAACGCCTTGTGTTGATTTCCAACGCCGTTTCCCGTCCGGCAACAACCAACAAAATCGCATCAATCAGCTCCATATATTCGCCGTAATACACTTCCGGGTCCTCATACCGCGCATAACGGGCAATGTAGTCGATATGCCCCAGAGCGTCAATAAAATCATATTCTTCCACGCACTGCAGCATAGCCTCAAAATAGCGACAGTAGACATCCCGTTTGCTGCGTCCTTTATAAAAAGCCGCATCATAAATATCCATGCCCTCTACAACATGAATGGAACCGATAACTTGATCAAATGCATAATTCGCAAGCAGCGCCTGATTGGCCGCCTTGCACTCGGCGCGCATGCCGATCTCTACACCCAGCAGCAGCTTCTCGCTGCGATAGGGCGCATACGCCTCCAAATACTCTTGCGGCTCAAAAAGAAACGCTTCCGGCTGGGGATAATCATAGTCCATATGCTCTGTAATAATCAGACCGATTTCCTTTGCCGCAGCAGCCTCCATTGCCTCTTCCAAGGTCATGCGAGAATCTGTAGAAAACACAGTATGACAATGACTGTCAAAAACCATAGGCCCCTCCTTCTTTTTCACCAATTTCTCTTTTGCAATAGGAGCGCATCGAAACAGCGCGCCTCTTTTTTTCTAATAACATCTGCAACAGCCAACCGCCTAAAAAATCGATCCCTGCATAAATTCAACGCGTTCTCCATCCGGTCCTAAGAAGAAAAAGTTTTGCAAACTTTTCCCTAACGAAGCTGGCTGCTCCGTTAACGGCATAATGCCAAGCGAACGCAAACGCTCCATTTCTGCAGCCACATCGGACACCCAAAATGCTAAGTGATCCACAACGCCATCCCTGCGTTCCTCCGCTTCTTGCTGCAAGCGCTGCACCAATTCTATAATTTGCCCTCCCACGTTGAGAAAGACTAATTTGATCCGTTCGTCTTGATATGTATTTTCCACTTTACACTGAAGCGCTCTCTGATAAAATTCTTTAGATACTTCTGCATTTTTCACTACAAGACCGACATGAGCCAATTTATACATAGTTTCACCTCGTCAATATCGCTTGCCTTTGCTTCTCCTATTATTTTATCATAATCCCAGCCGGAGAGCCGTCGTTTTATGCAATTCAAAAAAGAAACCCATAAAAAAGCAGGCGGAGCTGTATACTCTCGCCTGCTTTCACTAATCAATATTCTAAAATGGCCGCTCCCCAAACCAAACCGCCGCCAAAAGCCGTTAAAAGCACTTTTTGGCCTCGTTGGATTTTCCCTTCCTTAATCGCCAGATCAAAGGCCAAGGGGATGGTAGCTGCTGAGTTATTGCCATACTCTCGAACCGTGCACACAACCTTGTCCATCGGAAGTGACAAATGTCTAGCAACCGCATCAATGATACGCTGATTGGCCTGATGAGGCACCACCCAGTCGATGTCGTCAATGGTCAGATTAGTAGCGATTAAGGCTTCCTTAACCGCCTGCGTCATGGCATTGACCGCCAATTTAAAAATTTTATTCCCATCCATGGCCATTTTGTTTTTACCGGCCGGTTCGCGGCTGCCGCCGCCGGGAATGTAGAGCAAGTCGGCATATTGACCATCAGCGCGCAATAGCGTATGCAAAATCCCTGCGCCGTCTTTTTCCTCGCCCCGCGAAAGAATAGCTGCGCCAGCGCCGTCTGAAAATAAAATACATGTGCCGCGGTCTTCATAATCTGTAAAACGAGACAGCGCTTCTGCGCCAATTACCAATACGTTTTTATGCGTACCACAACGTATATATTGCTCGGCAACCTGCAACGCCGTCAAAAAGCCCACACACGTTGCGCTCACATCGAACGCAGCTGTGCGCGGCAAACAACCTAGTTGATGATGCAACAGGCAAGCCACAGCCGGAAATGGATAATCGCCGCTTACGGTAGCGACCAAAATCAAATCCAAATCCTGCGCCGTCATACCGGCGTCTTCCAACGCAGCCCTCGCTGCCGCCAAGGCCAAATCGGATGTTGCCTCTTCTGGCGCGGCAATACGCCGTTCGGAAATGCCGGTACGCGAAAGTATCCACTCATCGGTTGTATCGACCATACGAGTCAAGTCTTCATTCGTTAAGCGCCGTTGCGGCACGTAATGCCCAGTCCCCCGGATCACCACTCGTTGCATGATTACACTCCTTTATTCCTACCACGATGAAGCATCCAGGCAAATGATCTTCTGCCGGAGACGCCTTATTTAGACCTGGTTTTAGAACCAGGTCTTTATTTATTATCCGGCACATCCGCCATTTTGTAAAGCTTTTTCTCATCTTACACTGTTGTAATTGTATTTAGCGCGTAACCCGTACCCAATTTCGCTCAATGATTTGCGCCATAAGCTCTTTGCCCTCCAAACCAGGATGCAGCCCATCAATGGCTAGACGGTTTTGCATCACGCCCTTGGAGTCAATAAAATGAGGCTCCAAGTCAATATAATACGGCTGGCGACGAATAAACTGATTCACTTTGGTAAACGCGCTGCGCCAGTTTTCTGCCGTCGGCTCGTCAAATACCCTCTCAATGGCCGCCGGATTTATGGAAGGCAAGGTGAGAAAAATAGGCCGAATGCCATTAGCGCGGCATTTTTCGCCAATTTCCGTTAGTTCTTGGATAACTTGTTCTGCCGGCACGCCGCCGCGCAAGCTGTTGGTCCCTCCTAAAATCAAAAGATATTTAGGATTGTAAGGCAATACATCCGCGTCAAACCGAGCCAGCATGCTTTCCGTAGTATCGCCGCTGCGCCCCAGGTTTACATGGGAAAAGTGCAGATACGTTTGAAAATCATATTCTTTGTCCGCCGGCGAAAAAGAAACCGAGCCGCCGCCATGAACAATACTATCCCCAAAAGAAGCGGAATACCATCCGTCATTAGCAGGATCTACGGTAAAACGGCCCGCTTCCGACCATACGCCTACAGGGCCTCCTTGCGCATCCAACCCGCGCACCCGCCAGTAATACACCCCTGGCTTGCTGCGCGGCAGCTCATCATAACAATCAATAACAGCGCCGACCCGTTGACTCCAAATACGATATTTCGAGGCTTCCGTTCCTAGCGGATTTTCCGGCTCCGCCGCCAAAAGCTCCACTTCATACCCGGAAGCGCCCGGAATCATGACCCAGGTATAAACCGGATACAGTAAAGAGGCCATACCGCCAGCATTGAAATCCGCATTCAAGACAGGACGCAGGGGTCCTTTATTTTTAGGATTTACCTGCAGCACTTCACTCTGAGAAAAGCGGCTGATCGGCTGTCCATCCAAATCCAGCGCCCTCACTCGCCAATATAATGTTTGTTCTTCCTCCCACAAGGAAAAATCAGCTTGATACGCCGCTTGAAAAACCTGTTTGGTCTTTATAAGCGGTCCATATCCCTCGGGAGCCTCTTCCGGTGAGCGAGTCCAAATCTCCAATTCATATTGTATCGCATCTGCAATGGGCGTCCAGCGAAGCAATGGCTGCGCCACCGCCTCTCGTCTTTCTTCCGACGCCAAGCTCTGCGGTCTCGGCAATGCAGGCTCGCCAAACAGAGAAGCCGACGCCAACAAAAACAGCAAGCAGCATAAAATTATTTTACTTATGCGGTACATGCCAGCCGCCTCCTCTCCTAATCGATGTATTTTGCACTGCAAAATTGCATCTTCATTGTAGTAAATTGTATCATAGATAGTCTCATTTTGCACCTTTCCTAACGACAAGGAAGCAGCTCAGCACATGCGCCGAGCTGCTTCCTTGCAGCCAGTTATTGCTCGTTGCCACTCTTAGGAGTCTCCATGATCTCCAGGCGATCTAACCCATGTTGGGCAAACTCCTCATCATAGCGCACCTGCATTTCCGATTCTGTTTGGTAGCGCTCCTCCAAATTCATTTGCTTAATACGTTCCTCACCATAAAGGCGTATAAAATCTCTGCGTCCTAACCGATGCACCAATTCCGCCCAGAAGGTATAGTTTTCAAAACGCTCAATTTCTTGCATAGGCCGGCCTTCTTCGCCCCAACGTCGAGTAAGGTAATACTCTCCAGTTCGGTCGTCACGCCCCACTGCTTCTTCCAGGTTAAAATCCTTAGCAGACTCCAATACTTTTTGCATAAGCAAACGATACTCTTCTGTAGACTCGCCTTTTTCTTCGGCATGGGCATGAAGCACCCAGTCCGCCATGTACAGCATTTCCAATAAAGTCGCGTATTCTTTCTTGCTAAAATTTAATTTCACCGTCTATTCCTTCTTTCCCTGCTACTTCTTTCCTACGCCAAAAAAGTCTCTCGTTAATCCGCTTGCGGCTGTACTTCTGCACCGACAACATCCACCAGACTAGCTGCCACTTGCTGTTCTTCCCGCCCCGGTCGCTGCCGACGGCGCTGTTCATCTCGCAATTGCTTAAACGCAACGGACATCATCAGCTTAATCCGGTTTAATTGATTCACTTCGCTGGCGCCAGGATCATAGTCAACAGCCGCTATATTGGCCTTCGCATAACGGCGCTTCAGCTCTTTCATTACGCCTTTGCCTGTAATGTGATTGGGCAGACAGGCGAACGGCTGCATGCAGATAATATTAGGCGCGCCGCCCTCAATCAATTCCACCATTTCCGCGGTCAAGAGCCAGCCTTCACCGGTTTGATTCCCTAAAGAAACAATCCCCTTGACCTTCTGCGCTAATTCATCAATAGACTCAATATGGCGAAAACGCGAACTTTGAGCCAGAGCTTGAATCACGTCTTTGCGAAACCAGTTGATTAACTTAATATAGCCTTTGCTGACAAGTTGGTCAATGCGGCTCCCCGACAAATACTGGTAACGATATTCATCATCGTATAGACAGTACAAAATAAAATCAGTTAAGTCCGGCACAACCGCCTCGCCGCCTTCGCGCTCAATAATGCCGACAACGTCATTATTGGCGTCTGGATGAAATTTGACAAGAATTTCGCCAACAAGGCCTACTTTAGGTTTTTCTTCCTGTCGCAAAGGCAACTTTTCAAAATCAGCCACTAAACGCCGCACGTTGTCTCGAAACTGCCCCCGGTCGCCATTAGCCACATTTAACTTGCACCGTTCCACCCATGTCGCATACAGTTTCTCCGCAGAACCGGCTACCATCTCATAGGGCCGTGTGCGATACAGCACTCGCATCAGCACATCACCATACAACATGGCTAGAATCAGCCGCTTCACCATGCCTGCTGATACATTAAAGCCGGGATTGCTTTCCATGCCGCCAAAATTAGCGGAAATAACCGGCGTATTGGCAAAACCAGCTTCCCGCAAAGCCCGCCGCAAAAATCCGATATAATTAGTCGCCCTGCAGCCGCCGCCAGTCTGAGAAATCAAAAGCGCCGTGGTCTCCGGATCATACCGCCCGGATTGCAATGCTTGAATAAGCTGCCCTACTACCATTACCGCCGGGTAGCAAGCATCATTATTTACATAGCGCAAGCCTTCTTCTACAGCCTGCTTATCCGCCGACTCCAATACTTCTAAATGATAGCCGGATGAAGACATGGCCGCTTGCATAAATTGAAAGTGAATCGGAGACATTTGCGGACACAAGATGGTATGAGTCTTTTTCATCGCTTTGGTAAAAGGAGATTTAATAACCA is a window from the Anaeromusa acidaminophila DSM 3853 genome containing:
- a CDS encoding zinc-ribbon domain containing protein, with the protein product MYEDKTLTCRECGAEFVFSASEQEFYAEKGFQNEPGRCPTCRAARKQRTGGSDRPQREMHEAICAECGVTTQVPFRPSGDRPVYCRDCYSKNRM
- the tkt gene encoding transketolase, whose product is MKRDIHQLGINTLRMLAADAVEEAKSGHPGMPMGAAAMAYVLWTKFLRHNPLNPAWPGRDRFVLSAGHGSMLLYGLLHLTGYQVSLEDIKKFRQWGALTPGHPEWGHTPGVETTTGPLGQGFGNAVGMAMAAKFMDAHFPGKEEPLFDNKVYVLAGDGDMMEGVSHEAASLAGHLGLDNLICLYDDNEISIEGSTSIAFTEQVGARFTAYGWLVVQVQDGNDLDELEKALDKAQQSSGQPVLIVVKTQIGYGSPGKVNTAAAHGEPLGSAELARTKEALEWPQEPRFFVPEAVRQEMGKCLERGEKAEKEWQQKWDAFASCHPEAALQCSRWLKGELPIHWDADVIPFAPDDKGQATRASSGTILNWLAAAVPNLLGGSADLAPSNKTYLSGCGDFQKGSYDGRNLHFGVREHAMGSILNGLALFGGLRPYGATFLSFADYMRPAMRLAALMKLPVVYVFTHDSIGVGEDGPTHQPVEHLASLRCLPGLAVIRPADANETAAAWLYALHQQGGPVALVLSRQNLPVLEETTICPEESVARGAYVLHEGAERPDVVVIASGSEVSPALCAAKALEKEDVRVRVVSMPCQEWFALQPVSFQQSVLPAGVPRVVFEAASSFGWERYGGADAVYVTVDRYGASAPAQALFKHFGLTAENLVEQIREALARK
- a CDS encoding SRPBCC family protein, encoding MQKQQCLCGEYEEKFAVPAEFLWPFLKDPHYWRSWQPDLQEVRVAVPLQEGAAGKWRRTSAWGRSFYVDKLEPERKIALRFSYLWWTIFAISVIEPAGEGCVVRFSLEVQGLLSEAAAAWFGRKMALQMGGFLQPLRQLSEMAQKGEFVFHIPG
- a CDS encoding ArnT family glycosyltransferase yields the protein MRWENGLILAVALANIAYNATLPLHYDEAYYWVWTQRLDFSYFDHPPMIAWLLWIVGRLGQTEAILRLVPAACLSGAVWLTWRLTENLWGRAVARYALPLLLGLPILQIGYLLATPDAPLALFWAAALYSAQRALQEEGSAWWLAAGAAGGAAMLSKYTAVLLLPVLLLTVLLYQPRTLRRPVFWGALVVAVFVFSPVLYWNSLHDWASFRFQYGHGMDAPKVLQLPLFFDFWGAQAAIVNPLFFFALFYFSWRYLKVNLQKWQSALLWLSCWIPLGFFGYAALFKKAEANWPVPAYLGGMALLAYWLQKKQARKWLAAGLGLSLLLVGLAKFPEAAPWLPPKANLKAQQFIGNDVFVQGRPWLQEDVRWVLSDSYQNASLAWYYLPGKPAVHVVTPARISMYDYWRQDLPPLAGGTALYFGAEKDEMILKQQFREVEIVAHLSEGNRQVTVFRCRGKEEF
- a CDS encoding polyprenol monophosphomannose synthase, with translation MNDLIIIPTYNEKENLGPLLEAIYGIRTDIHVLVVDDNSPDGTGQLVADWAETPQYEGRLFLLRRAGKLGLGTAYIAGFRWALARSYRRILEMDADFSHNPRYLPDLLAAAEEADLVLGSRYVPGGGVKNWGFWRRFLSRGGSLYARVLLGLPYQDLTGGFKCFRREVLETLDLGAVRSNGYSFQIELTYRAHCKGFKIKEVPIIFEDREVGKSKMSKNIFLEAVLMVWKLRMEGL
- a CDS encoding GtrA family protein, which gives rise to MFAKLCKFCLVGASGVIVNLLVYTVCLWGGFFYVAAAVCAFLVAVSNNFWWNFSWTFQGVAANKSMQRKYLEFFGVSLGGLGLNLLVLHYLVSAWSMDKTLAQLVAVAVVSFFNFFLNYTLTFREKKELPI
- a CDS encoding YdcF family protein, which produces MLYLLKIIYATFLLPPGCFLVCFTGLGWWLWRKKERMAAGVLLVVAFLLYAASTPALSESLVRSLEERYEPTVEMAQGDVLVVLGGGATLDTPNVLGEGHLAGHAANRLLTAYQLYRLEPRPIIFSGGQVFAGTGCEAAVAKHILKSLGVPEKDILVEDQSRNTTENALFVQKLLQAKGFRQPVLVTSAFHMDRSVKQFAKIGVQTHPYPAGYMVNRHAILEPRKLVPSADALADTSLALKEYIALLAVRWY